One region of Lebetimonas natsushimae genomic DNA includes:
- a CDS encoding alpha-amylase/4-alpha-glucanotransferase domain-containing protein: MLFGVHLHQPVDNFDWVIEKAVNECYGPFFETLSKYPEFKFAFHSSGWIMEKIKNDYRDVFESIKKCNIEFFTGGYYEPVLVSIPSEDRIYQIQKLNNFLKENFNAAPSGLWLTERVWDDEIVSDLKRVGVEYVIVDDYHFYASGYKKINGYYLTGMFKKIALFPISKELRYAIPFKKVGVAINLLKNNLVMFDDIEKFGLWPETKKRVYKEKWLEEFVEKTIDKSMHFRDFYKNNKPIAYAFIENLSYEEMTEWVLDAEDIIKLKKEKQNCHFAKGSIWKRFFYKYKESNYLHKRMLESIKNESYYKLQTNDVYWHGIFGGLYLPNLRDNAYKYLIECDNGMDECKDIDFDGSKEIKKVFENSIFVFNSRGELIEFDNKIEKINYLNTIKRYKEFYHLQDIENKEKKEVKTIHEMDIKIDKKIYFDDYYRYSFVLRKKDEVNLDKLIKNETSYLELEYYVNFENDKIIFKNEKITKIFKLSDKKIEYEIKGEALLEFNFHFYDYDEIKEGEFEGDGFKFHDLRLKFDNTRYFVYLIKTYNLTEKGLQETIQGVSIVIENPGKGEICFE; encoded by the coding sequence ATGCTTTTTGGAGTTCATTTACACCAGCCTGTGGATAATTTTGACTGGGTTATAGAAAAGGCGGTTAATGAGTGTTACGGTCCTTTTTTTGAAACTTTAAGTAAATATCCCGAATTTAAATTTGCTTTTCATTCAAGCGGTTGGATAATGGAAAAAATAAAAAATGATTACAGAGATGTTTTTGAAAGTATAAAAAAGTGTAATATTGAATTTTTTACAGGCGGCTATTATGAACCTGTTTTGGTTTCCATTCCAAGTGAGGACAGAATTTATCAGATACAAAAATTAAATAATTTTTTAAAAGAAAATTTTAATGCCGCCCCTTCTGGGCTTTGGCTGACTGAAAGAGTATGGGATGATGAAATTGTAAGTGATTTAAAAAGAGTTGGTGTTGAATACGTAATTGTGGATGATTATCATTTTTATGCAAGCGGATATAAAAAAATAAACGGATATTATTTAACGGGTATGTTTAAAAAAATTGCACTTTTTCCTATTTCTAAAGAGCTCCGTTATGCCATCCCTTTTAAAAAAGTTGGTGTTGCAATTAATCTTTTGAAAAATAATCTTGTAATGTTTGATGATATAGAGAAATTTGGGCTTTGGCCTGAGACAAAAAAAAGAGTTTATAAAGAAAAATGGCTTGAAGAGTTTGTTGAAAAAACGATTGACAAATCTATGCATTTTAGAGATTTTTATAAAAACAATAAACCTATTGCCTATGCTTTTATAGAAAATCTCTCATACGAAGAAATGACAGAATGGGTACTGGATGCCGAAGATATAATAAAACTGAAAAAAGAAAAACAAAACTGTCACTTTGCAAAAGGAAGTATCTGGAAGAGATTTTTTTATAAATATAAAGAAAGTAATTATCTTCATAAAAGAATGCTTGAGAGTATAAAGAATGAAAGTTATTATAAACTTCAGACAAATGATGTATACTGGCATGGAATTTTTGGCGGGCTTTATCTTCCAAATCTAAGAGATAACGCTTATAAATATCTGATTGAGTGTGATAATGGGATGGATGAATGTAAAGACATTGATTTTGACGGAAGTAAAGAAATAAAAAAAGTTTTTGAAAATTCCATTTTTGTTTTTAATTCTAGGGGTGAGCTTATTGAATTTGACAATAAAATTGAAAAAATCAATTATTTAAATACGATTAAAAGATATAAAGAATTTTACCATCTTCAAGATATTGAAAATAAAGAAAAAAAAGAAGTTAAAACAATTCATGAAATGGATATAAAAATAGATAAAAAAATTTATTTTGACGATTATTACAGATATTCTTTTGTTTTAAGAAAAAAAGATGAGGTGAATTTGGATAAACTTATAAAAAATGAAACTTCTTATTTAGAGTTAGAATATTATGTTAATTTTGAGAATGATAAAATTATTTTTAAAAATGAAAAAATTACAAAAATTTTTAAATTGAGTGATAAAAAAATTGAATACGAAATAAAAGGTGAAGCATTGCTTGAATTTAATTTTCATTTTTATGATTATGATGAAATAAAAGAGGGTGAATTTGAAGGAGATGGGTTTAAATTTCATGATTTAAGGCTGAAATTTGATAATACGAGATATTTTGTTTATTTAATAAAAACGTATAATCTTACGGAAAAGGGACTGCAGGAGACAATTCAGGGGGTAAGCATTGTAATAGAAAATCCTGGAAAAGGGGAAATTTGTTTTGAATAG
- a CDS encoding glucose-6-phosphate isomerase — protein sequence MKYELYFEYENKKAEKEAYDKVSNEYESGEIGYYHLPETSKKFKNIEFNTDYNEIVIIGIGGSSLGSKAIFEMTKNKYKTKKIIFLENPDPIDLYAKFKQITKPLFFVISKSGKTIETISIFKKVIKHFNLTKGSKNLKVITDSNSPLEKFATEWNLEIFNIPKNVGGRFSVLSAVGMIPLKAAGIDILQILEGAKNFRDRFFEKKEEHLLKKAAFYARNYKIYPINVLFAYATILNAFKEWYVQLFGESLGKNGKEIMPVGHIGSIDQHSFLQLLMEGMGHKTITFLKIDNFEINLKIPNINLPHLEVTDFVNGRTFEELINKECESTKEALLAKEYPIDEIIMDKLTLENIGELIMYYEILTSAIGGLLEINTYNQPGVEIGKTILRNKF from the coding sequence ATGAAATATGAATTATATTTTGAATATGAAAATAAAAAAGCTGAGAAGGAAGCTTATGATAAAGTTTCCAACGAATATGAAAGCGGTGAGATTGGTTATTATCACCTGCCTGAAACTTCTAAAAAATTTAAAAATATTGAATTTAACACAGACTATAATGAAATTGTAATTATAGGAATCGGAGGAAGTTCGCTTGGTTCTAAAGCAATATTTGAAATGACAAAAAACAAATATAAAACCAAAAAAATTATTTTTCTTGAAAATCCGGATCCTATTGATTTATATGCAAAATTTAAACAAATAACCAAGCCTCTCTTTTTTGTAATTTCAAAATCCGGAAAAACCATTGAAACAATTTCCATTTTCAAGAAAGTAATAAAACATTTTAACCTGACAAAAGGGTCAAAAAATTTAAAAGTAATAACTGATTCAAATTCCCCGCTTGAAAAATTTGCAACAGAATGGAACTTAGAAATTTTTAATATTCCAAAAAACGTAGGTGGAAGATTTTCAGTTTTAAGTGCTGTTGGAATGATACCATTAAAAGCTGCGGGTATAGATATATTACAAATTCTAGAAGGGGCAAAAAATTTCAGAGACAGATTTTTTGAAAAAAAAGAAGAACATTTATTAAAAAAAGCAGCTTTTTATGCAAGAAATTACAAAATTTATCCGATAAATGTTTTATTTGCTTATGCTACTATACTTAATGCTTTTAAAGAATGGTATGTTCAGCTTTTTGGAGAATCTCTTGGAAAAAACGGAAAAGAAATAATGCCGGTAGGTCATATAGGTTCAATAGACCAGCACTCTTTCTTACAGCTTTTAATGGAAGGGATGGGACATAAAACAATTACTTTTTTAAAAATAGACAATTTTGAAATTAATTTAAAAATACCAAATATCAATTTGCCTCATCTTGAAGTTACCGATTTTGTAAACGGAAGAACTTTTGAAGAGCTGATAAATAAAGAATGTGAATCTACAAAAGAAGCCCTCCTGGCAAAAGAATATCCTATTGATGAAATCATAATGGATAAACTGACACTTGAAAACATTGGAGAATTGATAATGTACTATGAAATTCTGACAAGTGCAATCGGGGGGCTTTTAGAAATAAATACATATAATCAGCCGGGGGTTGAAATTGGAAAAACAATTCTCAGAAATAAATTTTAA
- a CDS encoding sugar phosphate nucleotidyltransferase — MREYTAVIMAGGFGTRIQPLTHSTPKPMLPITNIPMMEHILEKLVDVGMREVVILLYYKPGVIKNHFGDGSKWGVKINYVLPDSDYGTAGAVKKAEEFLKKPFLIISGDLVTDFDLKKIFAFHEEKQSKLTITLTTVNNPLQFGIVIVNEEGVIEQFLEKPSWGEVFSDTINTGIYVIEPEILDFIPKNSPFDFSKDLFPKLMEKGIKLYGYTAKGYWRDVGNPDAYRDVHIDIFNGKVKYNYPGKRIRYIDGVLHLMGEAKIDKSVEIIGEVVLDDGVVLEKGVKLQNCSIGKNTKIGMNSKIRDSVIWENVNIGENCVFDYSVICKNTIIENDVVAKNGCVIAENVKVGKLTKIEKDVTIWPDKEIEPASIVTSNVVFGTKYKNAIFQNGIARGKVNTEISCDMACKLGEAFGSLLPKGAKVMVGRDETRNARMLKRAFVGGLLSTGIDVVDLKAIPPSILRFNINENEDIKAGVYFRLALNNPGNIEIIIFNEYGLRINSSISKALEKNYFNEKFRRVEFNEVGEIHDFDVNIFEYIKKYENRIKEVIDHHIIKNNEFKIVVDLMFGITKEIFPKILNDMKIENIILNAYSDENRLLNIYSYKEKAKEEISKIVTSLKFDMGAMVFPHGQRLNLVTEKGEVLDKIKGLVAILNLMNIDAKENNKKYKVFLPMWAPDFMDEYFKYLEIKRGRYSNFDYKQINEYDLIATIDGNFAFTEFAPHRDALFSLLKIMELLTRHNLKLSEIAKIKTTFYYKKEKIECPQFKKGKVMKEFLNLAKTKKYKKNGGVKLYEEDNNWILLLPDETTEHINIYIQAENEKIGKTMLKKYTDLIKQWIA, encoded by the coding sequence ATGAGAGAATATACAGCGGTTATTATGGCAGGGGGATTTGGGACTAGAATCCAACCACTTACCCATTCAACTCCAAAACCTATGCTTCCTATTACAAATATTCCGATGATGGAGCATATTTTAGAAAAACTTGTTGATGTCGGGATGCGGGAAGTTGTTATTTTGCTTTATTACAAACCTGGGGTTATTAAGAATCATTTTGGTGATGGGAGCAAATGGGGTGTGAAAATTAATTATGTCTTGCCTGATAGTGATTATGGGACAGCCGGGGCTGTAAAAAAGGCCGAGGAATTTCTAAAAAAACCTTTTTTAATAATAAGTGGGGATTTGGTAACAGATTTTGATTTAAAAAAAATTTTTGCTTTTCATGAAGAAAAACAATCAAAACTGACTATTACGCTAACTACTGTAAACAATCCGCTCCAGTTTGGAATAGTTATTGTAAATGAAGAAGGAGTTATAGAGCAGTTTTTAGAGAAACCTAGCTGGGGAGAAGTTTTTAGTGATACAATCAATACGGGTATTTATGTGATTGAGCCTGAAATACTTGATTTTATCCCTAAAAATTCTCCTTTCGATTTTTCAAAAGATCTGTTTCCTAAACTTATGGAAAAAGGAATTAAACTTTATGGATATACAGCAAAAGGATATTGGAGAGATGTGGGAAATCCCGATGCATACAGAGATGTGCATATTGATATCTTCAATGGAAAAGTTAAATACAATTATCCTGGAAAAAGAATCAGATATATAGATGGTGTTTTGCATTTGATGGGTGAAGCAAAAATTGATAAAAGTGTGGAAATTATAGGAGAAGTGGTGCTTGATGACGGGGTTGTTTTGGAAAAAGGGGTAAAACTTCAAAACTGCTCAATCGGAAAAAATACAAAAATAGGAATGAACTCTAAAATAAGGGATTCTGTAATTTGGGAAAATGTAAATATCGGTGAAAACTGTGTGTTTGATTACAGTGTCATTTGTAAAAATACTATTATTGAAAATGATGTTGTGGCTAAGAATGGGTGCGTAATAGCTGAGAATGTAAAGGTTGGAAAACTCACAAAAATTGAAAAAGATGTAACTATATGGCCTGATAAAGAAATAGAACCGGCTTCTATTGTTACAAGTAATGTAGTATTTGGTACAAAATATAAAAATGCCATTTTTCAAAACGGAATTGCAAGAGGAAAGGTAAATACGGAAATAAGCTGTGATATGGCCTGTAAGCTTGGTGAGGCTTTTGGCTCTTTACTTCCAAAAGGTGCAAAAGTAATGGTTGGAAGAGATGAAACAAGAAATGCGAGAATGTTAAAAAGAGCGTTTGTAGGAGGTTTGCTTTCCACAGGAATAGATGTTGTAGATTTAAAAGCGATTCCCCCTAGTATTTTAAGATTTAATATTAATGAAAATGAAGATATAAAAGCTGGGGTGTATTTTAGACTTGCGTTAAATAATCCTGGAAATATAGAGATCATAATTTTTAATGAATACGGACTTAGAATAAATTCTTCTATTTCAAAAGCGCTTGAGAAGAATTATTTTAATGAAAAATTTAGAAGAGTGGAATTTAATGAAGTTGGTGAAATTCATGATTTTGACGTAAATATTTTTGAATATATAAAAAAATATGAAAACAGAATAAAGGAGGTAATTGACCATCATATTATTAAAAATAATGAATTTAAAATAGTAGTTGATTTAATGTTTGGAATTACAAAAGAGATTTTTCCAAAAATTTTAAATGATATGAAAATAGAAAATATTATTTTAAATGCATATTCCGATGAAAATAGACTGCTTAATATTTATTCTTACAAAGAAAAAGCAAAAGAGGAAATCTCAAAAATTGTAACTTCTCTTAAATTTGATATGGGAGCTATGGTTTTCCCTCATGGTCAGAGGCTTAATTTAGTAACAGAAAAAGGGGAAGTGCTTGATAAAATAAAAGGGCTTGTAGCAATTTTGAATTTGATGAACATAGATGCAAAAGAAAATAATAAAAAATATAAAGTGTTTTTACCAATGTGGGCACCAGATTTTATGGACGAATATTTCAAATATTTAGAAATAAAAAGAGGAAGATATTCCAATTTTGATTATAAACAAATAAATGAATATGATTTAATTGCCACAATTGACGGAAATTTTGCGTTTACTGAATTTGCCCCTCATAGGGATGCTCTTTTTAGTTTACTTAAAATTATGGAACTTTTAACAAGACATAATTTAAAACTGAGTGAAATAGCAAAAATAAAAACTACTTTTTATTACAAAAAAGAAAAAATTGAGTGCCCTCAGTTTAAAAAAGGTAAAGTGATGAAAGAATTTTTAAATTTAGCAAAGACTAAAAAATACAAGAAAAACGGAGGTGTAAAATTATATGAAGAAGATAATAACTGGATTTTACTGCTTCCGGATGAAACAACTGAACATATAAATATTTATATTCAGGCTGAAAATGAAAAAATTGGTAAAACAATGTTAAAAAAATACACTGATTTAATAAAACAATGGATAGCTTGA
- a CDS encoding glycoside hydrolase family 57 protein: protein MNLLWHMHQPFYYYKSKIYLPWVFLHAIKDYYDMANIASKYNVKVSFNLTPSLLLQLDEIDENKDYFLSLLLKKNLENNEKEYVLNIIKSVYVETMVKPYKKFYFLFNKNNLTQKDFNDLEVFYLLSWCGEELKKRRFIQNYLNKESFTYEEKEELIFYLLEFVKGIIPFYKILQDIGKIQITTSPFSHPILPLLFNMENAKKANPKVVLPKIYFPLKDDAFMHIKKAKEIYKKFFGFYPKAFWPAEGGISEEVIDAFRDEGINITFSGDDVLKKVESDIYSPYEYNGVKLFFRDRYLSDLIGFNYKYFEVDDAVNHFKREIDNRPGNITVILDGENAWEYYKNPYQFLHKFYEMLESKNTKFFDEVESVKKLNKIIPGSWINGDFNTWVGDEEKNRAWEMLFLSKKEITDDENYLYVEGSDWFWWYGRGHESVQNEIYDEIFRNYLMDVFKKHKKKIPAFLVIKNFHKKTYFVPQKFILTPRIDGKTNFFEWVGAGEIKENFGALAGNIPKIYYAIDEKNLYLRIDDSKYEFREFKNVKGEIVEAVGERREFLRFTLKGENFEMILPSEIIKLELNEIYKNWFV from the coding sequence TTGAATTTACTTTGGCATATGCATCAGCCTTTTTATTATTATAAAAGTAAAATTTATCTTCCGTGGGTTTTTTTGCATGCGATTAAAGATTATTATGATATGGCAAACATTGCAAGTAAATATAATGTAAAAGTCAGTTTTAATTTAACTCCTTCTCTTTTACTTCAGTTGGATGAAATTGATGAAAATAAAGATTATTTTTTATCTTTGCTTTTAAAAAAAAATTTGGAAAACAACGAAAAAGAATATGTTTTAAATATTATTAAAAGCGTTTATGTTGAAACAATGGTAAAGCCTTATAAGAAATTTTATTTTCTTTTTAACAAAAATAATTTAACCCAAAAAGACTTTAATGATTTAGAGGTTTTTTATCTTCTCTCCTGGTGCGGAGAGGAGCTTAAAAAAAGAAGATTTATACAAAATTATCTAAATAAAGAGAGTTTTACTTATGAAGAAAAAGAAGAACTTATTTTTTATCTTTTAGAATTTGTAAAAGGGATTATCCCTTTTTATAAAATATTGCAGGATATTGGAAAAATACAAATTACGACAAGCCCTTTTTCCCATCCGATACTGCCGCTTTTGTTTAATATGGAAAATGCAAAAAAGGCGAATCCTAAGGTAGTTTTGCCAAAAATTTATTTTCCCCTAAAAGATGATGCTTTTATGCATATAAAAAAAGCAAAAGAAATTTATAAAAAATTTTTTGGATTTTATCCTAAAGCTTTCTGGCCGGCAGAGGGTGGAATAAGTGAAGAAGTGATAGATGCTTTTAGGGATGAAGGTATCAATATTACATTCAGCGGGGATGATGTTTTAAAAAAAGTAGAAAGTGATATTTATTCCCCTTATGAATATAACGGGGTTAAACTGTTTTTCAGGGACAGGTATTTGAGCGATTTAATCGGATTTAATTATAAATATTTTGAAGTAGATGATGCTGTGAATCATTTCAAAAGGGAAATTGACAACAGACCGGGTAATATAACGGTTATTTTAGACGGGGAAAATGCGTGGGAATATTATAAGAATCCGTATCAGTTTTTGCATAAATTTTATGAAATGCTTGAGAGTAAAAATACAAAATTTTTTGATGAGGTTGAGAGTGTAAAAAAACTGAATAAAATAATTCCCGGAAGCTGGATAAACGGGGATTTTAACACCTGGGTGGGAGACGAGGAGAAAAACAGGGCTTGGGAGATGTTATTTTTATCAAAAAAAGAAATAACTGATGATGAAAATTATCTGTATGTTGAAGGTAGTGACTGGTTTTGGTGGTATGGAAGAGGACATGAAAGTGTTCAAAATGAAATATATGACGAAATTTTCAGAAATTATTTAATGGATGTTTTTAAAAAACATAAAAAGAAGATTCCAGCATTTTTAGTTATTAAAAATTTTCATAAAAAAACTTACTTTGTTCCGCAAAAATTTATTTTAACCCCAAGAATTGATGGAAAAACCAACTTTTTTGAATGGGTAGGAGCAGGGGAGATAAAAGAAAATTTCGGAGCGCTTGCAGGGAATATTCCAAAAATATATTATGCAATAGATGAAAAAAATTTATATCTTAGAATCGATGATTCAAAATATGAATTTAGGGAATTTAAAAATGTAAAAGGAGAAATAGTGGAGGCTGTGGGTGAAAGAAGAGAATTTTTAAGATTTACATTAAAAGGGGAAAATTTTGAGATGATACTTCCAAGCGAAATAATAAAACTTGAACTTAATGAAATTTATAAAAACTGGTTTGTATGA
- a CDS encoding lipoyl protein ligase domain-containing protein produces MEKQFSEINFKDLGLIEYNKFLLIQEKLTPLNQNFLFFATHYPVYTVGTNAAKNFPFAIPVKRGGSITYFDEGTLMVYFIFNVKSPPLFFRKVRRIFDNFFKNLNSEIFYDKEKPGYYIENRKIASLGFHYEKNRSNHGVSIHISPNLKNFNKINPCNLKGITATSFENEGINISMEEAKKELKKTIKEVFYET; encoded by the coding sequence TTGGAAAAACAATTCTCAGAAATAAATTTTAAAGATTTGGGACTTATAGAATATAATAAATTTTTATTAATTCAGGAAAAATTAACTCCACTAAATCAAAATTTCTTGTTCTTTGCAACCCATTATCCAGTCTATACAGTCGGAACAAACGCTGCAAAAAATTTTCCTTTTGCCATTCCTGTTAAAAGAGGGGGAAGTATTACTTATTTTGATGAGGGTACTTTAATGGTTTATTTTATTTTTAATGTAAAAAGCCCTCCTCTCTTTTTTAGAAAAGTTAGAAGAATTTTTGATAATTTTTTTAAAAATTTAAATTCTGAAATTTTTTATGATAAAGAAAAACCGGGGTATTATATTGAAAACAGAAAAATTGCCTCTCTTGGCTTTCATTATGAAAAAAATCGTTCAAACCATGGAGTTTCCATTCATATTTCTCCAAACCTTAAAAATTTCAATAAAATAAACCCGTGTAATTTAAAAGGAATTACTGCCACTTCATTTGAAAATGAAGGAATTAATATTTCAATGGAAGAAGCCAAAAAAGAACTAAAAAAAACAATAAAAGAAGTATTTTATGAAACCTAA
- the glgP gene encoding alpha-glucan family phosphorylase — protein MKTKNILLENFPKELENLKKIALNLWWSWNPRARELFKIIDPFLWEYVNHNPIALLNSLNDDDYKNLINNHEFMKEYHLVSALFKDYLNSSKIYTDENTYKIAYFCAEFGLHHSLPIYSGGLGFLAGDVLKESSDMNIPMVGIGFMYSNGYVKQVIGSDGWQHGENQPINKDEAPIERVLDKNGNHLIIQVPFIDPPIYTAVWKVNVGKIELYLLDTDIEQNSPWDRGISSHLYTPDMQQRLRQQIVLGIGGYAVLETLGIKYSILHLNEGHPAFALFERIRYFINQGLSKEEAIKKVKSTSIFTTHTPLAAATDVYSFENVGNYFKDYVKNIKMDLNEFFSFGINPDDPHGFNMTILAMNLSDNINAVSKKHKIVTENIWKNFLIKTDKKIDYVTNGVHIPTWINEDLYKMYDELIGNWLEIQDDANAFDIIDDIDDKKLWKMHKKYKKLMVDFINKKAQKKWESGADPLVVIAEGALLDNDILTVTFARRMTGYKRPDLILKDLDRLYSIIHNPRRPIQIIFSGKAHPADTPGKQIIQRIFKVCEDPKSRGRIAFVEDYNEEVAKYLIRGSDIWLNNPRLPLEASGTSGMKAEINGNVHLSSLDGWWPEGFNGKNGFTIGGEISDDEKDAQSIYENLERIANLYYDRDDLNYPKKWIQIKKEAIKSVTPNFSARRMMKDYLNKFYLKISSNLRRGK, from the coding sequence ATGAAAACAAAAAATATTTTGCTTGAAAATTTCCCAAAAGAGTTAGAAAATTTAAAAAAAATAGCACTTAATCTCTGGTGGAGCTGGAATCCGAGAGCAAGAGAGCTTTTTAAGATAATTGACCCTTTTTTATGGGAATATGTTAATCATAATCCTATTGCTCTTTTAAATAGTTTAAATGATGATGATTATAAAAATTTGATTAATAATCATGAATTTATGAAAGAATATCATTTGGTTTCAGCCCTTTTTAAAGATTATTTAAATTCTTCTAAAATTTATACCGATGAAAATACATATAAAATAGCCTATTTTTGTGCAGAATTTGGGCTTCACCATTCTCTTCCGATTTACAGCGGAGGGCTTGGATTCTTAGCAGGGGATGTTTTAAAAGAGTCAAGCGATATGAATATACCGATGGTTGGTATCGGATTTATGTATTCAAACGGTTATGTCAAGCAGGTTATCGGAAGTGACGGGTGGCAACATGGTGAAAATCAACCTATTAATAAAGATGAAGCTCCTATTGAGAGGGTGTTAGATAAAAATGGGAATCATTTAATAATTCAGGTACCATTTATTGATCCGCCTATTTACACTGCTGTTTGGAAAGTAAATGTAGGAAAGATAGAGCTTTATCTGCTCGATACCGATATTGAACAAAATTCTCCTTGGGATAGGGGTATCAGTTCCCATCTTTATACTCCGGATATGCAACAAAGACTTCGCCAGCAAATTGTACTTGGCATTGGTGGATATGCGGTACTTGAAACACTTGGAATAAAATATTCCATTTTGCATCTAAATGAGGGGCATCCCGCATTTGCACTGTTTGAAAGGATTAGATATTTTATTAATCAGGGATTAAGTAAAGAAGAAGCAATAAAAAAAGTAAAATCAACTTCTATTTTTACAACCCATACACCTCTAGCAGCGGCAACGGATGTGTATTCTTTTGAAAATGTGGGTAATTATTTTAAAGATTATGTAAAAAATATTAAAATGGATTTAAATGAATTTTTCTCTTTTGGAATAAATCCTGATGATCCACATGGATTTAATATGACAATTCTCGCTATGAATTTATCTGACAATATTAATGCGGTATCTAAAAAGCATAAAATTGTTACAGAAAATATATGGAAAAATTTTTTAATTAAAACGGATAAAAAAATTGATTATGTAACCAACGGGGTTCATATACCTACATGGATAAATGAAGATTTATATAAAATGTATGATGAATTGATAGGAAACTGGCTTGAAATTCAAGATGATGCAAACGCTTTTGATATTATAGATGATATTGATGATAAAAAACTTTGGAAAATGCATAAGAAATATAAAAAACTTATGGTTGATTTTATAAATAAAAAAGCTCAGAAAAAGTGGGAAAGCGGGGCTGATCCTCTGGTTGTAATAGCCGAAGGGGCATTGCTTGATAATGATATTTTAACGGTTACATTTGCCAGAAGAATGACAGGTTATAAAAGACCTGATTTAATATTAAAAGATTTGGACAGACTCTATTCCATAATTCACAATCCCAGACGTCCTATTCAGATTATTTTTTCCGGAAAAGCACATCCTGCAGATACTCCTGGAAAACAGATAATTCAGAGAATTTTTAAAGTCTGTGAGGATCCAAAAAGCAGAGGAAGAATAGCCTTTGTTGAAGATTATAACGAAGAAGTTGCAAAATATCTGATAAGAGGCAGTGATATTTGGCTTAATAATCCGAGGCTTCCACTCGAGGCAAGCGGGACAAGCGGTATGAAAGCAGAAATTAATGGCAATGTTCATCTCTCAAGCCTTGATGGATGGTGGCCTGAAGGTTTTAACGGAAAAAACGGGTTTACAATAGGCGGTGAAATCAGTGATGATGAAAAAGATGCCCAGAGTATTTATGAAAATTTGGAACGAATTGCCAATCTTTATTATGACAGGGATGATTTAAATTATCCAAAAAAATGGATTCAGATAAAAAAGGAAGCTATAAAATCAGTTACTCCAAATTTCAGTGCAAGAAGAATGATGAAAGATTATTTAAATAAATTCTATCTTAAAATTTCATCAAATTTAAGGAGAGGAAAATGA
- the lipA gene encoding lipoyl synthase — protein sequence MKPKVLAPSKEVISVTKNIIDKYGINTVCYSSKCPNISECFARGTATFMILGNVCTRNCRFCGVNKGKPLKIDEKEPIKIANAVKDMKLKYVVITSVDRDDLKDFGSNHWRRVIEKVNEINPDTKIEALTPDFQGDINALNLLVSSPAYKLAHNIETVKKLHKRLKPKSSYELSLKVLEYYSKFKITKSSLIVGFGESFKDIEKTLIDLKSAGVSQITIGQYLQPSPRHYPVKKYYSKEEFKELENLALSLGFSAVVSGELVRSSYYADKL from the coding sequence ATGAAACCTAAAGTATTAGCACCGAGTAAAGAAGTAATTTCAGTTACAAAAAATATAATTGATAAATATGGAATTAATACGGTTTGTTATTCTTCAAAATGCCCAAACATCAGCGAATGCTTTGCAAGAGGCACCGCAACATTTATGATTTTAGGAAATGTATGCACAAGAAACTGCAGATTTTGCGGAGTTAACAAAGGAAAACCGTTAAAAATTGATGAAAAAGAACCAATAAAAATAGCAAATGCAGTAAAGGATATGAAACTAAAATATGTGGTAATAACCTCGGTTGACAGAGACGATTTGAAAGATTTCGGAAGCAATCACTGGCGCAGGGTAATTGAAAAAGTAAATGAAATTAATCCAGATACAAAAATAGAAGCACTGACTCCCGATTTTCAGGGGGATATAAATGCTCTTAATTTATTAGTTTCATCTCCCGCATATAAATTAGCTCATAACATTGAAACAGTTAAGAAGCTTCATAAAAGATTGAAACCAAAATCATCCTATGAATTATCTCTAAAAGTTTTAGAATATTATTCAAAATTTAAAATTACAAAATCATCTCTTATTGTAGGATTTGGGGAAAGCTTTAAAGATATTGAAAAAACTCTTATTGATCTAAAAAGCGCAGGTGTGAGTCAAATTACAATCGGTCAATATTTACAGCCCTCGCCCCGTCATTATCCGGTTAAAAAATATTATTCAAAAGAAGAATTTAAAGAATTAGAAAATTTGGCATTAAGTTTGGGATTTAGTGCTGTTGTAAGCGGAGAACTCGTTAGAAGCAGTTATTATGCGGATAAGCTATAA